Below is a genomic region from Amycolatopsis sp. 195334CR.
GCGTCGAGGAGCGCCTGGGCGAGGGCGGAGCCCATCGCGCCGAGGCCGGCGACGGTGACGTCTGTGCTGTGCATGTGCTGATCTTGACCAGGCACGTACATTTGGGGAAGTACCTACATTTTTGTTCGTGCGATTTTCCGGAGGTTGCCGGTGAAGCGGCGGCGGTACACGTGCGGGCTGGACGCGGCGATCGACGTGATGGGCGGGAAGTGGAAGGCGCTGATCCTGTGGGCGCTCTACGACGGCGCGCTGCGCTTCGCCGAGGTGCGGCGGGAGGTGCCGGGGATCAGTGAGCGGATGCTGATCCTTTCGCTGCGGGAGTTGCAGACGGCGGGGGTGGTGCACCGCGAGGACCACCACGAGGTGCCGCCGAAGGTGGAGTATTCGCTGACCCCGTTCGGGACGTCGTTGCTGGAGGCGATGATGCCGCTGGGTGAGTGGGGTGAGAAGAACATGGCCACGATCGAGGCCATCCCCCGCGAGGACGCCTAGTACTTTCTGCCTATCGAGGTCTCCCCGAAGCGCTGATGTGCGGCACCGGCTGGTCGGCCACTGTGGACTTCGTCGTGGGAAGTCCTTTTGAGGCAAGGAGAAACCGGTGCACGCAGTCCACGCGGTCGCGGCGGGGACCGATGTCGGTGGTTGGCTCGTGGTCGGCCGGGGTGACGATCGGGCGCGCGCGTGAGCGGCGAGATCCGGGTGAGCGGGCTGACCAAGCGCTACCGGGACGGGGTGGGCGTGCACGAGCTGAGCTTTGTCGTGCGGCCGGGGGTGGTGACCGGGTTCCTGGGGCCGAACGGGGCCGGGAAGTCGACGACGATCCGGTTGATGCTGGGGCTGGCGCACGGCGAGGGCCGGACCACGTTCGGTGGGCGGTCCTACGCGGAGCTGCCGGATCCGGTGCGCACGGTCGGGGTGCTCGCGGACGCGTTCCACCCGGCGCGCACGGCCGCGGCGCACCTGCGGATGGTGGCCGCCGGTGGTGGTGTTCCGGCGAGGCGGGTGCGTGAGGTGCTGGCCACGGTCGGGCTGGAGGCGGTGGGTGGCAAGGCCGTCGGGAAGTTCAGCCTGGGCATGAAGCAGCGGCTGGGGCTGGCGACGGCGTTGCTCGGTGATCCGGAGTTCCTGCTGCTGGACGAGCCGGCGAACGGTCTCGATCCGGAGGGGGTGCGGTGGATCCGCCGGTTCCTGCGGCGGCTGGCCGATGAGGGGCGGACGGTGTTCGCTTCTTCGCACCTGCTGGCGGAGATGTCGCAGCTGGCGGACGACCTGATCGTGATCAACGGCGGGCGGTTGCTGTCGGCGGGGCCGCTGGAGGAGTTCGTCGGCAGGCACGCGCACAGCGAGGTGGTGGTGCGCTCGCCGGACGCGGTCGGGCTGGGCATGGTGCTGACGCGGTCGGGGTTGCGGGTGCGGCGGGAGCCGGCCGGGGAGCTGGTGGTCGGCACGGGTGACGTGGAGCTGCGTGGCGTCGAGCGGGGTGCCGGTGCGGGAGCTGTTCGTGCGGCGCAGCGGGCTGGAGGAGGCGTTCATGGCGGCGACGGAGGGGGTTCGATGAGGAACGCGGTGGCGTACGAGTGGTTCCGGGCGCGGTCGTTGCGGTCGACGTGGGTGCTGGTGCTCGGGGCGGGGGTGCTGCAGTTCGCTTCGGGGTGGTACTGGGGGCTCAAGCGGGATCTGGGTGGTATGGACGCGTTCGGGGCGTCGTTCGGGCTGGTCGCGCGGCTGGGGGCGATCCTGGTGGCGGCGGTGGGGGTGGGCGCGTTCGGGTTGGACCACCAGCACGGCACGGTGGTGACGACGCGGCTGGTGCTGCGGGCGCCGTGGCGGATCGTGGTGGCGCGGGCGCTGGTCGGTGGTGGGCTGGCGTTGGCGGGCGGGGTGCTGATGGTGGTGTTGTCCGCGGCGGGGGTGCTGGCGGGCGGCGGGAGCCTGGGTGGTGCCGGTACCGGCCGGGTGGTGGCCGGGGTGTTGCTGCTGGCTGTTCTTTCCGGGTTGGCGGGGGTGGCGCTGGGCGGGTTGCTGCGGCACACCGCGCTGGCGATCGGGGTGTTCGCGGTGTGGGCGCTGGTGGTGGAGACGGTGGTCGCGCTGGTGGTGGACGTGTCGCCGGGGGTGTTGCCGTTCAGCGGTACGGCGATGTGGTCCACGGCGGGGGTGGAGCCGGGCTGGTCGGGGCCGGTGGTGTTCGCCGGGCTGGCGGTGGCCGGGCTGGTGGCGGTGCGGGTGGTGCTGGCTCGCCGTGACGCCTGAGGTGCGCACCTCTAGCCTGTGCGCGGTGGAGGAACGGGTGAAGCGGTGGCTGGCCTGGTGGGATGGCCGTCCGGGTCTGCTGCTGCTCGACGTGCTGGTGGCCGCGGGAACGGTTTTTGTGGACCTGTCCGGGGGTGATCCGGCGGATCCGCATCCGGCGTTGTACGTGCCGGCGGTGTTCGCGGCGGGTCTGGCGTTGGTGTTCCGGCGGCGGTGGCCGTTCGTGGTGTTGCTGGTGGTGGCGGCGTTGTTGCCGGCGGGGACGGCGTTGATCCCGCTGACGGTGGCGTTGTACTCGGTGGCGGCGCGGCACGGGGTGACCCTGGTGACCGGGGCGGGTGTGGTGGTGTCGCTGGCGGTGCAGGTGGTGTTGCGCGGTTGGGAGGGGCTGGACGAGGTCCAGTCGGTGGTGCTGATGATGGTGGTGTTCGTCGTCGGCCCGGTGCTGGGCGGGTTCTGGATGCACCAGCGCGCGGAGTTGCTGGCGGTGTTGCGGGAGCGGGCGGAGGAGGCGGAGCGGACGCGGACGCTGCTGGCGGATCAGGCGGTGTTCGCCGAGCGGCGGCGGATCGCGCGGGAGATGCACGACGTGGTGGCGCACCGGGTGACGGCGGTGGCGTTGCAGGCGGGGGCGTTGTCGTTGCAGGCGCCGGACGAGCGGACGGGGCGGACGGCGGAGACGATCCGGTCGGTGAGCGCGGCGGCGCTGGACGAGTTGCGGGGGATCCTGCGGGTGCTGCGGGACGAGGTGCCGCACGACGGGGGCACGGCGGCGCCGTCGGACATCGGGGTGCTGGCGTCGGTGGGGGAGCTGGTCGAGGAGGTGGTGGCGACCGGGGCGCGGGTGGAGCTGGAGTTGCCGGATCCGCTGCCGGTGGTCTCCGGTGAGGTCGGGCGGGCGGTGTACCGGGTGGTGCAGGAGTCGCTGACGAACGCGGGCAAGCACGCGCCGCACGCGGCGGTGGCGGTCCGGTTGGCCACAGTGGACGGTAAGCTGCGGGTGGCCGTGGTGAACCGGCTCACCCCCCGGTCGGCGGGGGTGCCGGGGTCGGGCTACGGTCTGCTCGGCATGCGTGAGCGGGTGGAGCTGGCCGGTGGGGTGCTGGAGGCCGGGCCGGATCCGGCGGGCCGGTTCCGGGTGTGCGCGCGGTTCCCGGTGCCGGAGGAGGCGGGTTGACGATCAAGGTGCTGCTGCTCGAGGACGAGGAGCTGGTGCGGGGCGGGATCCGGATGATCCTGGAGTCGGACCCGGACATCGAGGTGGTCGCCGAGGACGGGGAC
It encodes:
- a CDS encoding helix-turn-helix domain-containing protein: MGGKWKALILWALYDGALRFAEVRREVPGISERMLILSLRELQTAGVVHREDHHEVPPKVEYSLTPFGTSLLEAMMPLGEWGEKNMATIEAIPREDA
- a CDS encoding ATP-binding cassette domain-containing protein, whose protein sequence is MSGEIRVSGLTKRYRDGVGVHELSFVVRPGVVTGFLGPNGAGKSTTIRLMLGLAHGEGRTTFGGRSYAELPDPVRTVGVLADAFHPARTAAAHLRMVAAGGGVPARRVREVLATVGLEAVGGKAVGKFSLGMKQRLGLATALLGDPEFLLLDEPANGLDPEGVRWIRRFLRRLADEGRTVFASSHLLAEMSQLADDLIVINGGRLLSAGPLEEFVGRHAHSEVVVRSPDAVGLGMVLTRSGLRVRREPAGELVVGTGDVELRGVERGAGAGAVRAAQRAGGGVHGGDGGGSMRNAVAYEWFRARSLRSTWVLVLGAGVLQFASGWYWGLKRDLGGMDAFGASFGLVARLGAILVAAVGVGAFGLDHQHGTVVTTRLVLRAPWRIVVARALVGGGLALAGGVLMVVLSAAGVLAGGGSLGGAGTGRVVAGVLLLAVLSGLAGVALGGLLRHTALAIGVFAVWALVVETVVALVVDVSPGVLPFSGTAMWSTAGVEPGWSGPVVFAGLAVAGLVAVRVVLARRDA
- a CDS encoding sensor histidine kinase — translated: MEERVKRWLAWWDGRPGLLLLDVLVAAGTVFVDLSGGDPADPHPALYVPAVFAAGLALVFRRRWPFVVLLVVAALLPAGTALIPLTVALYSVAARHGVTLVTGAGVVVSLAVQVVLRGWEGLDEVQSVVLMMVVFVVGPVLGGFWMHQRAELLAVLRERAEEAERTRTLLADQAVFAERRRIAREMHDVVAHRVTAVALQAGALSLQAPDERTGRTAETIRSVSAAALDELRGILRVLRDEVPHDGGTAAPSDIGVLASVGELVEEVVATGARVELELPDPLPVVSGEVGRAVYRVVQESLTNAGKHAPHAAVAVRLATVDGKLRVAVVNRLTPRSAGVPGSGYGLLGMRERVELAGGVLEAGPDPAGRFRVCARFPVPEEAG